The genomic DNA CCCAGCTCCTTGCCTCCGGCCACGATGGTGGCGCCGGAGGGAACGGACTGCACGTCCAGCTGGTAGGAGTCCGCTTCCAGGGTGAGGCGAACGTCCGTGGGCGCGCTCGCGGTGGGGCTGACGCGCTCCTGCTTCGGCTTGAAGCCCGGCGCGCTCGCCTCCAACACCACCACGGGACCGGCGGGAACCTCGCTGACGTAGGTCTTGCTGTCCCCCTTGGGACGCACCACCTTGCCATCCAGCTTGAGCTCGGCATCCGCGGGCTGGGTGACCACGATGAGCTGCGCCATGCGCGCCTCGCGCTGCAGCTCCACGTCCACCCGCGTGGGCGTCATTCCCGACGCCACCTGCACGGTCTGCGTGAAGGGCTTGTAGCCCTCGACACTCACCAGCACCACGGCCGGGCCGGCGTTCACCTGCTGCAGGATGGGGCCGGACTTGGGGACATCCAGGTCCTTGCCGTTGTAGCTCACCCGGGGGTTCTTGCCCTGCACGTCATGCGGCAGGCTCACCAGGACGAAGCCCGTGGGCGCCGGCCGCATCAACAGCATGCCCACCCCACCGAGCATCACGAGCACCAGGACGACGATGCCGATGATGGGCGGCAGGCGGCTGGAGGTGGCCGCCGCCGGAGGCGCGGCCGCAGCGGGCGTCTGCGCCGCGGGCTGAGACCTCGGCGCGGCGACGGGCATCCGGCCCTGGGGCGGGGGCGCGGGAGGCAGCCCATCCTCCGTCAGGTCGTCGACGGGCGGCGGAACCACGGGCGGGGGCGGCCGGGAGCCGACGGCCGGCGAGGACAGCGACGCCCGCGCTCCGCCCGAGAGTTCATCGGAGCGGCCGACGCGCGGAATGCCATCCAGGGTGTTGCGCGACTGCCGGCCCACGGTGGTGCTCTCCCCGTTGCTCGGCGCGAGCACCGGCGGCCGAGGCATGCTCGGATGGGACAGGCGCGGAGCCGCGCGCGGAGGCGGCGACTCCTCGAGCATGGGCGAACGCGGGACCTCCACGGGCGTCACCATGCGGCCGGGGCTCACGTGCTCCCCCGTGGGGCTGTCGTTGAAATACTCGGAGCCGTTGACCACCTGCGTCGCGCCGGACTCCTCCTCCTCCTTGGGAGGCGCCACGGGCGCCGCCGTCAGCCTGGGCATGGCGGCCATGGTGGGCGAGCGGCGCACGCCCGCGGGAGGCGGTGCCGCGGGTTCCACCTGCGGCGGACTCGAGAGCTGCGGCGTCGAGTGAGGAGAGATGGGGTTGGAGCCGAAGCCCATCTCGATGGCGGCCAGCATGCCCTCCGGGGGCTTGATGTCCGCGTACTCCTGCAGCCGCTGCTTCTCGCGCTCCACGTCCTCCGCGAAGGTGGACTTCATGTACTGCATGAGGTCCTTGCGGCTGAAGATGGAGTCCGAGGTGATGAGGAAGCGCTGGAGGTCATCCCCCAGCTCGTTCGCGTACTGGTAGCGCTCGTCCACGTCGCGCGCGAGCGCCTTGAGGACGATCTTCTCCAGCGCCTCGGGGATGCGGCGGTTGTAGGTCGAGGGCGGAGCCACCTCGGCCTTGCGCACCTTCTCCAGCACGGAGAAGTCGCTGTCCCCCACGAAGAGCCGCTCACCGGTGAGCATCTCGTAGAGGCACACGCCGATGGCGAAGATGTCCGAGCGCCGGTCCAGCGGCAGGCCGCGGATCTGCTCCGGGCTCATGTAGCCGAACTTGCCCTTGAGGATGCCCGCCTGCGTCTTGGTCGCCTTGCCCGCCGCCTTGGCGATGCCGAAGTCGATGACCTTGACCTCGCCCTCGAAGGAGATGAGGACGTTCTGCGGGGAGATGTCGCGGTGGACGATGTTGAGGTCGCGCCCCATCCCGTCCTTCTTGCGGTGGGCGTAGTCCAGGCCCTCGCACATCTTCGACACCATGTACGCCACGAGCGGCACGGGCGCGGGCTCGCTCTTCTTGCGGCCCCGGTCGAAGATGGCCCGCATGTCCTTGCCGGGGATGTACTCCATCGCGATGAAGTAGTTGTTCGCGATCTGCCCCAGCTCCTCGATCTTCGCGACGTTGGCGTGGTTCAGCTGCACGCTGATCTTCGCCTCGTCGATGAACATCGAGATGAACTCGTCGTCCTCGGCGATGTTGGGGAGAATGCGCTTGATGGCGACGAGGCGCTCGAAGCCTCCGGCGCCGAACATCTTCCCACGCCACACCTCCGCCATACCGCCGATGTTGATCCGGTCGAGGAGGAGGTATTTCCCAAACGGGATGGGCTGCCGCTTCGGTTGAGTGGTCGTCACGGGCGTACGTGGCTCGGGTTTAAGGACCGAGCCTATCGATCGCCCCTCCATAGGGTCAACCGCGCCAAGCAGACCCCTCCACGAACCAACCCCCGGAGCCCACGCCCGTCAGGGTGTAGGTGCCGGAGCGCTCAACCCGGAATCCGAGGAGGCCGGGGGGGGCTCCTCACGCCCCTCGAAGGGCAACAGGCCCTCTTCGGGCGGCTCCTCGGGGGGAACCTCCTCGATGACCACGCCGTAGGGCTTGCCCTCCGTGGCGTACACCGCCGGCATCCCGAAACGGCTGCCCGCTGGGAGACCCACCAGGGAGACCCAGGCCCGCTCCCCCCCGGAGGCCACGCAATAGAGAAGCGTCCCCACCTCCATGCCCGGGGCCTCCTGGACGGGACCCGAGCAGTCGCGTCGCACTTGCAGGGACCAGGCCCGCGCGCGCTCACCGCGCACCAGGTAGGGCGGTTGGCCCAGCTCCTCCACCACGGGCCGCAAGACGTCCGGGCTGGTGGGGACCTTGCCATTGCGCACGAGCACCTGGGCCTTCTCCTGGAACTGGCGCAGGGACAGGGAGGCCACGGTCTCGGAGTCCAGCGGCACCTGCCCCTCGGCGAGCACCAGGTCGAAGAAGAGCGCGCACACCAGCAGGATGGGCAGCAGCCGGTAGCCCTTGAAGCCCTCGGCGCGGCCTGTCGCCATGCCCCAGAGTCCCACGCCGACCAGCACGAGCAGGACGCCCAGCACCACCGCGGGCCAGAGCACGGGGGGAGGCGCCAGGAAGGCGGACACCTCGGAGCTCCGGGCGCGAAGCCCATCCCAGAGGTCTCCGCCATAGAGCCACAGGAGGGCCAGCAGGCAGCCCAGATTGAGCAGCAGGGTCTGTCGGGAGGGAAGCGTCATCCAGCGAGTGTCCGGGCAGGGTCCGTGGCGGCGGCCCGGTGGCTGGGGAACCAGGCGCCCGCCAACGCGGCGAACAACCCGAGACCCACGCCCCCCACCACCACCAGGGCGGGAAAGGAGAAGAAACTATCGGGCTTGAAGGGGAATTGCGGCAGCCAGGTGGCCGCCAGCCGGTCGATGAGCAGCGCCAACAGGAGCGCGGCGACGGTGCCCAGCACGCCGCCCACGAGTCCCACCACGCCCGCCTCGGCCAGGACGATGTTGCGCACATCCGCGCGCGAGGCCCCCACCGCCTGCATGACGCCAATCTCCTTGGCCCGCGCCCGCACCGACGCACTCAGCGCATGGGCGATGTTCACCGCCGCGAGCACGCAGATGAGAACGGACAGGAGCGCCATGGCCGACGTGGTGAGCGTCACCGCCGCGCCCACGTTCTCCGCGAGCCGCCGCTCCTGATCATCGATCTCCAGGCCCATCTCCTTCACCGCCGCCACCACGGAGGGCACGCCTCCCGGGCTCGTGGCCACCAGGGTGACCCCCGTGTACGTCTCCGTGTCCTGGCCCAGCTCCTTGTTCAGGCGCACGGCCACGTCCAGGGGCAGGGTGACGCCCGCGAGCAGCGCCCGATCCGACGCCCCCACCACCTGCACCTGGGTCGAGATGACGGGTGCCCCCGGCAACGGCGCCGTCACGTAGGAGCGGTTGAAGTCGATGGGCAGCACGAAGCCCTTGAGCATCTCCGGCGCGAGCCTCGGCAGCTTGCGCGAGGGGGCGAAGGTGTTGTTGTAGATCTCCAGGAGCCGCGTGGAGATGAGCACCGGCAACGGCTTGTCCGGCCCGGGATCCACGAACGTGTCCGGGGACACGGCGCCCTCGACCAGGCCTGGATCCACGCCCACCGCCAGCAGATCCATGCCCATGCGCAGTCTGCGGCCGAAGAAGTCCCCGTTGTAGAGGCTGGCCGCCGGGGCGCGCACGTTCATCTTCCGGTACACCCGCTCCACGCCGGGCAACGCGCCCAGGCGCTCCACCGTGGCCGCGTCCAGGCGGCCCCCGCCCAGGAACGAGCCGAGCGACACCGCGGGAGGCACCACGTCCACCAGCCGCGCGTCGGACGGGAAAACCCGCTCGCGGATGACCCGGCCCACGCCCAGGCCCAGGCCCACGAAGAAGACCAGCGCCCCCACGCCCATGGCCACGCCGAAGGCCGAGAAGAACGCGCCCCGCCGCTCCCGCGCGAGGCTCAGCCGCACCAGCCTCGCCAACGCCGCGAGCCTCATGACACGCCCTCCGCCGCCCGCGCCACCGGGGGCTCCTCCACGAGCCGCCCCTCCTTGAGCCGCAACACGCGGCGCGCCGCCGAACTCATCCGATCCTCGTGGGTGACGGCCAACAGGGTCAGCCCCTCGCGGTGCAACTCCTGGAAGAGCGAGATGACGCCCGCGCCCGTGGCCGCGTCCAGGTTGCCCGTGGGCTCGTCGCACAGCAGCAGCCGCGGTCCCGTGAAGAGCGCCCGCGCGATGGCCACGCGCTGCCGCTCACCTCCGGACAGCCGCACCGGCGTGCGATCCTTCTTGGCCAGCAGCCCCACCCGATCGAGCAGCGCCTCCGCCCGCTTGCGCGCATCCGGGGAAGCGGCCGTCCCGAAGTGCGAGGGCATCAGCACGTTCTCCACCGCGGACAGGTTGGGGATGAGGTGGAAGGACTGGAAGACGAAGCCCACGTGCTGGTTGCGGAAGCGCGCGAGCGCCGTGTCCTTCAGGCCCGACAGCTTCACCCCCGCCACCTCCACCTCGCCCTGGTAGTGCACGTCCAGCCCGCCCAGCAGGTGCAGGAGCGTGGACTTGCCACTGCCCGAGGGGCCCACCACGGCCACGAACTCGCCATCCTCCATGTCGAGTGACAGGCCATCGAGCACGCGGACCTCGGTGCCCTCCCCATCCTGGTACCGCTTGACGATGTCGCGCGCGCGAATCATTGGGGCGCCGGAGTCAGCCAGAGGGTGAGCTCGGCCTGCAGGGACTTGTCCTTCTCGGACAGGCCGAGGGTCACCGCGCGCAGTTCCCCCATGGCCTCGAGGAAGCGCACCGTGGTCGCCTTGATGGCGAAGCCGCCAATGCCCCACGCCTCGGACGGCAGCGCCTTCACCGAGTCCGACAGACGCCGCAAGTCCAACACCGCGCCCAGCACCGGTTCCTGGAGCGAGGCGCGCAGTTCCTCCGCCACGGGCACCGGACCCGGAGCCCCCGCGAGCCGGGGCAGCACCGCCTCCAGCCGCGTCCGGGGCGCGGCGAGCACCACCTTGTCCCCCACCGAGGCCATGTGCATGCCCTCTCCCTGCGCATACGACGTGAGGTAGACGCGCTGGCCATTGAGCTCCGAGGGCTCCACCTTCGCGCCCAGGCGCTGGGCGAGCGGCGGCACCTTCTCCAGCGCCGAGGCCAGCCCCGCCGCGTCCTTGCCCTCGCCCACCACCACCAGGTGCACGAAGCGAAAGGGGTTGGTGCGCCGGGGATCCAGCAGGGGCATGCCCGCGCTCAGCTGCACCGTGGGCGACAGGGCCACGCCCGCGACCATGCCGGGCTTGAGCCGCTCGAACACCTCGCCCTTCACGTCGAAACCGCTGGCCTGCACCGCGCGGGTGATGGCGCCGCCCGCGAGGTAGGGCCACACGGGCTCCAGCTTCGCGGGGTCGCCCCGGTAGCGCACCGTGAGGAAGCTGTCCTCCGGCAGATAGCCGAGCAGCTCCGTCGCCTTCTGGGGCGTGAGCGCGGCGAGCGAATCCTGGGAGCCGGGCCACGGCATGTCCGCGCGCAGCGACACGGAGCGCTCGCTCAACGTGCCCATCAGCGTCACGGCCTGCGCGGTGCCCGCGGGGACGAAGTAGCCCAGGCCCCCGGGCAGGAAGGCGTAGAAGTCGCGCTCGGTGGGCAGACGCTTGAGCGCGTCGGACAGGAGCGGCTCCTGGGACAGCGACTGCTCCGGGGCCAGCGTGGCGAAGCCAGACAACCGGGGGATGAGGTCGCCCGCGCCCACCAGGGCATAGCCGTCACTGAGCAACAGCCCCAGCGCGGGTTGTGGGGCTCCCGTCCGGCTGAAGGTGACGAGCGTGCCACCGGGCACCTTCTGCTCGGCGCGCGTGGGCGCTCCCAGGCGCTCGCGGGCGAGCTTCGCGAAGGTCTCCGTCAGGGCCTTCTCGTCCTTCATGCCGAGCACGGAGACGACCTTGTTGTCGAGCAGCAAGGCCATGCCCGCGCCCCGGGAGGGATCGATGCCGGCGGTCTCCATGGCCTGACGGCTGCGCAGGTCCACGCCCACCTGGCGCATGATGCCGGAGACGAACCCCTCGGCGGACTGGGCGTTCTGGAGCTGGGCGGCGAAGTTGGCCAGCTTGAGCGTCTGCAAGCGCGCCAGCTTCTCGCCGAGCGTGCCCAGGTCCGGAATGACGACGGACGCCTTGGCCGTGCGAGGCAGGAAGCGGGCGGGGCTGAGCACCTTCGCCCCGGGCTGCTTGTCGCCGCAGCGGGAGCAACCGGCGAACACGAGAAGCACGAGCAGGAGCCAGGGCGTGGTGCGGCGGAGCATAGGGACCGGAGTGCAGACGGCCTGGGGCCCGGAGTCAAATTCTTCTCGCGGCCGGAGCAGAGGGGCGTCCAGCACCCAACCCGGCGGGCGAGCCCGGGAGTCGCGCCTAGCGCACGCGCGTGCCGTGCGGCAGCGGCGCGGACGTCTCCTCGGTGAAGTCGAGGAAGCGCTCCATCTGCCGCACCGTCTCGTCCGTGGCGCTCGCCTCGGCGCTCAGCGCGTCGAGCTGCCGGGTCACCCCTTCGGGATCCCGGATCGCGATGGACTGCTCGTGCGTGAGCCTCATCAGGTCCTCGATGCTCGCCAGTTGGTGGCTCACCACCTCCCGGCTCTCACGGGCCTGCTCGAAGCGCGCGAGCCGCTTCTGGAGGATGTCCAGCCGCTTCTCCTTCACGTCCCGGATGCGCGCGTTGGACTCCGCCGCCAGCTCCGCCTCCAGCGCGCGCACGTCCTTCTCCAGCGACTGCCGCTCGGCCGGGTTGAGGTAGGTGCGGTACTGGTTGAGCGTGGAGATGAGCCGCAGGAAGGAAGTCAGCAGCGTGTCCAGCCGCTGCTCGCTGCTGGCCGCCAGCACGCGTCCGCCGGGCAGCTTCGCGTAGTTGGCCAGGATCTTCTCCTTGAGCCCCACCAGCTGTTGGTAGTGCTCGCGCTGAGAGGCGGCCAGGTCCGCGAGCAAGGCATCCACCTGCTTGCGCGCCACCTCCGGATCCTGCCCCTCCGGCAGGCCCGAGCGCACCGCCCGCTGGAAGCGCTTGGAGGTGGAGGCACCCACCAGGTACAGCCCCTCCACGCCCAACGCGATGAGCGCGGGCAGTGGCTCCTGGGTGATGGCCGAAGACGCGGCGGCCGTGAACAGCCCCACCAGGTTGGCGGGCATCAGGAAGGCGGCCTTCAAGAAATTGGGAGAGCGGGCCACGGAAGTCCTCGCCAGCGAGGCGCCTCGCGGACAGAGGGCCTCAAGGCCCTCGCGCCTCCGACACATATTTCAACGCACCGAGATCGCGGGTGTCCTCGGCTGGCGGAACCACCGCCGTGCGCTTGATCTTCTGGTAGAGCGCCGATGCGCTCTGGAAGAGCTCGTCATAGGTGACGGGCGCCTCGCCGGAAAGCCCGAAGAAGGACCGATTGTCCGCGAGTGTCGCCGGGGGAGCGCTGCGGATGGCCTCGGTGGGGTCTCCCAGGTACGGAGCCACCTCGCCGAGCAGCCGCGCGGCGGGCCCCGGGTCCTTCGTCACGCTCGCGCCCGCGTCCAGCAGGCCCCGGATGATGCGCCGGACGGCGTCCGGGTAGCGCGCGGCATAATCGCCCCGGGCCACGAGCACCGTGGCCACCAGGTGCGGCGCGTCCGCCGTGGTGGCCAGCACCGCCCCTCCCCGGTCCCTCGCCGCCAGCGCCACGTCCCCCCACAAGCCCGAGACGGCATCCGCCCGGCCCTCGCGCAGGGCCCGGCCCGCGTCCAGTGTGGAAGGAAGGTCCACCCAGCGCACATCCGACATGCGCAGGCCCGCCCGGGACAGCACCCACAACGTGAAGTAGTACGAGGAGCCCGAGGGGTACACCCCCACCCGCTTGCCCCGCAGCGCGGCGAGATCCGGCACGCCCACCGCCGCCAGCGCCTCCTGGCCCCGGCTGCGCCCCACCAGCAACACCGTGCGCGGCGCCGCGTCCCGGAGCGCGGGCAGCCAGGCCGCCAGCCGATCCACCGAGAGGGCGGCCATGTCCACGCCCCCATGCTCCGCGCCCAGGGCAAGCGCCTGGCGAAGCTCGTCCTCCCGCGCGAAGAGCACCGCGCGCGCGTCCAGGGCATAGGCCGTCTTGAGCACGCCCTGCGCCGCGCCCGGCGGAGGGCCAGGGTTGTCCAGCGTGGAAGCACCCCCCGTGGCCAGCAGCAGCGCCGCCGCCGAGCCGCGCGCGGAGAAACCGATGAGCGTGGGCCGCAGCGGCACGGAGGCCAGGTCCGCCACCGGCGCCGC from Melittangium boletus DSM 14713 includes the following:
- a CDS encoding serine/threonine-protein kinase, which gives rise to MTTTQPKRQPIPFGKYLLLDRINIGGMAEVWRGKMFGAGGFERLVAIKRILPNIAEDDEFISMFIDEAKISVQLNHANVAKIEELGQIANNYFIAMEYIPGKDMRAIFDRGRKKSEPAPVPLVAYMVSKMCEGLDYAHRKKDGMGRDLNIVHRDISPQNVLISFEGEVKVIDFGIAKAAGKATKTQAGILKGKFGYMSPEQIRGLPLDRRSDIFAIGVCLYEMLTGERLFVGDSDFSVLEKVRKAEVAPPSTYNRRIPEALEKIVLKALARDVDERYQYANELGDDLQRFLITSDSIFSRKDLMQYMKSTFAEDVEREKQRLQEYADIKPPEGMLAAIEMGFGSNPISPHSTPQLSSPPQVEPAAPPPAGVRRSPTMAAMPRLTAAPVAPPKEEEESGATQVVNGSEYFNDSPTGEHVSPGRMVTPVEVPRSPMLEESPPPRAAPRLSHPSMPRPPVLAPSNGESTTVGRQSRNTLDGIPRVGRSDELSGGARASLSSPAVGSRPPPPVVPPPVDDLTEDGLPPAPPPQGRMPVAAPRSQPAAQTPAAAAPPAAATSSRLPPIIGIVVLVLVMLGGVGMLLMRPAPTGFVLVSLPHDVQGKNPRVSYNGKDLDVPKSGPILQQVNAGPAVVLVSVEGYKPFTQTVQVASGMTPTRVDVELQREARMAQLIVVTQPADAELKLDGKVVRPKGDSKTYVSEVPAGPVVVLEASAPGFKPKQERVSPTASAPTDVRLTLEADSYQLDVQSVPSGATIVAGGKELGLTPSLVTVPASVKQVRLKLDCYTEVDVPVAPGSNGAVRVNERLKKVKGRCNK
- a CDS encoding ABC transporter permease, with the translated sequence MRLAALARLVRLSLARERRGAFFSAFGVAMGVGALVFFVGLGLGVGRVIRERVFPSDARLVDVVPPAVSLGSFLGGGRLDAATVERLGALPGVERVYRKMNVRAPAASLYNGDFFGRRLRMGMDLLAVGVDPGLVEGAVSPDTFVDPGPDKPLPVLISTRLLEIYNNTFAPSRKLPRLAPEMLKGFVLPIDFNRSYVTAPLPGAPVISTQVQVVGASDRALLAGVTLPLDVAVRLNKELGQDTETYTGVTLVATSPGGVPSVVAAVKEMGLEIDDQERRLAENVGAAVTLTTSAMALLSVLICVLAAVNIAHALSASVRARAKEIGVMQAVGASRADVRNIVLAEAGVVGLVGGVLGTVAALLLALLIDRLAATWLPQFPFKPDSFFSFPALVVVGGVGLGLFAALAGAWFPSHRAAATDPARTLAG
- a CDS encoding ABC transporter ATP-binding protein — encoded protein: MIRARDIVKRYQDGEGTEVRVLDGLSLDMEDGEFVAVVGPSGSGKSTLLHLLGGLDVHYQGEVEVAGVKLSGLKDTALARFRNQHVGFVFQSFHLIPNLSAVENVLMPSHFGTAASPDARKRAEALLDRVGLLAKKDRTPVRLSGGERQRVAIARALFTGPRLLLCDEPTGNLDAATGAGVISLFQELHREGLTLLAVTHEDRMSSAARRVLRLKEGRLVEEPPVARAAEGVS
- a CDS encoding ABC transporter substrate-binding protein, which translates into the protein MALRRGPGLLPFLVLCCLGAAYLVASRLGYLDRLQARFFPTAKETVRLSPGDFPAGVAAPVADLASVPLRPTLIGFSARGSAAALLLATGGASTLDNPGPPPGAAQGVLKTAYALDARAVLFAREDELRQALALGAEHGGVDMAALSVDRLAAWLPALRDAAPRTVLLVGRSRGQEALAAVGVPDLAALRGKRVGVYPSGSSYYFTLWVLSRAGLRMSDVRWVDLPSTLDAGRALREGRADAVSGLWGDVALAARDRGGAVLATTADAPHLVATVLVARGDYAARYPDAVRRIIRGLLDAGASVTKDPGPAARLLGEVAPYLGDPTEAIRSAPPATLADNRSFFGLSGEAPVTYDELFQSASALYQKIKRTAVVPPAEDTRDLGALKYVSEARGP